One region of Sulfurisphaera ohwakuensis genomic DNA includes:
- a CDS encoding HAD-IIA family hydrolase has protein sequence MLLDDYELIISDVDGVLVREGEPIWSNIVAIKKIIERGKKVLLITNNSGFSRVILSRQLNYLGVKIEPKDIITSGTAAAIYLKERTDVKTVFVVGEEGLIEELKNFNFRIISSNEVEEEIPDAVVLGLDRLSTYEKLSTAMRCIYKGSKFIVTNMDRLWPSKDGLKLGAGALASAIIYALQREPDFIAGKPNTWIIEIALKLSGINNLNKAVIIGDQLETDIKMGINAGVDTILVLTGISSIKDIERTNIKPKFVVNSLNEIVK, from the coding sequence ATGTTATTGGATGATTATGAACTTATAATAAGTGATGTAGATGGAGTCTTGGTCAGAGAAGGAGAACCTATATGGAGTAATATTGTAGCAATCAAGAAAATTATAGAAAGAGGTAAAAAAGTATTATTAATTACTAATAATTCTGGTTTTAGTAGGGTGATTTTATCTAGACAATTAAATTATTTAGGAGTAAAGATAGAGCCTAAAGATATTATAACTAGTGGGACTGCAGCAGCAATTTATCTTAAGGAAAGGACTGATGTGAAAACTGTTTTTGTTGTGGGTGAAGAAGGACTAATCGAGGAACTAAAAAATTTTAATTTTAGAATAATTAGCTCAAATGAAGTAGAAGAGGAAATACCAGATGCAGTAGTTTTAGGTTTAGATAGATTAAGTACATACGAAAAATTATCTACAGCAATGAGGTGTATTTACAAAGGTTCTAAGTTTATAGTTACAAATATGGATAGGCTTTGGCCTTCTAAGGATGGTTTAAAATTAGGAGCCGGGGCATTAGCGTCTGCTATAATTTACGCACTTCAACGAGAGCCTGACTTTATAGCAGGTAAACCAAATACTTGGATTATAGAAATAGCATTGAAATTATCTGGCATAAATAATTTGAATAAAGCTGTTATAATTGGTGATCAATTAGAGACTGATATAAAAATGGGTATTAATGCTGGTGTAGATACAATTTTGGTTTTAACTGGTATATCTTCGATAAAAGATATTGAGAGAACAAATATTAAACCTAAGTTTGTAGTAAACTCTCTAAATGAAATTGTGAAATAA
- a CDS encoding succinate dehydrogenase flavoprotein subunit — MEKVSYDVVIVGAGLAGLMAAHEVASAGYNVAVISKVFPTRSHSAAAEGGIAAYIQGNSDPNDNPDYMAYDTIKGGDYLVDQDAAELLAYKSGEIVMLLERWGTLFNRQPDGRVAVRYFGGQTYPRTRFVGDKTGMALLHTVYERTSGLGSVDFYFEWFAWELVRDENRIRGIIAFDMRNMVPVFFKAKAVVIASGGMGMLYRHSTNSYINTGDGYAMALRARVALKDPEFVQFHPTALYPSDILISEAARGEGAVLRNVKGERFMARYAPKKLDLAPRDIVSRAILTEVKEGRGFPGGYVGLDLTHLGEDYIKERLALAYEAAKSFAGIDATKEMIPVRPAQHYYMGGIDVDITGRNPDLVGLFAAGEAACVSVHGANRLGSNSLLETLVFGRETGRAVVEFLKSYTEPSSDIDKEAEKMIDSAYEVVKSESGVHFGEILERLRDTMWDYVGVFRDENGLKTALSEIMKLREDMKKMYVLDKSKVYNTEFYNALELKNMLDLALVIATSALNRKESRGAHYRLDYPERDDQNWLKHTIAYLRGNSVEITYKPVKMTKWKPEARVY; from the coding sequence GTGGAGAAAGTTTCATACGATGTTGTAATCGTAGGAGCTGGGTTAGCTGGATTAATGGCAGCACACGAGGTAGCTTCAGCAGGTTATAACGTGGCAGTAATCTCTAAAGTATTCCCTACCAGATCACATTCAGCGGCTGCTGAAGGAGGAATTGCGGCCTACATTCAAGGCAATTCGGATCCAAATGATAATCCAGATTATATGGCTTATGATACTATCAAAGGAGGCGATTATTTAGTCGATCAAGATGCTGCTGAACTCTTAGCATATAAGTCCGGAGAGATAGTGATGCTTCTAGAAAGATGGGGAACTTTATTTAATAGGCAACCAGATGGACGAGTTGCTGTAAGATATTTTGGTGGGCAAACTTATCCTAGAACTAGATTTGTTGGAGATAAGACTGGAATGGCACTATTACATACAGTGTATGAAAGAACTTCTGGTTTAGGTAGTGTAGATTTCTATTTTGAATGGTTTGCGTGGGAATTAGTTAGAGATGAGAATAGGATTAGAGGTATTATAGCTTTTGATATGAGGAATATGGTTCCAGTATTTTTCAAAGCAAAAGCTGTTGTGATAGCTTCCGGAGGTATGGGGATGTTATATAGGCATTCAACTAATAGTTATATCAATACTGGTGACGGTTATGCTATGGCATTAAGAGCAAGGGTCGCATTAAAAGATCCAGAATTTGTTCAATTCCATCCTACAGCATTGTATCCCTCAGATATTTTAATTAGTGAAGCTGCAAGAGGAGAGGGAGCAGTACTAAGAAACGTTAAAGGAGAAAGATTTATGGCAAGATACGCCCCTAAAAAACTGGATCTTGCCCCTAGGGATATAGTTTCTAGAGCAATACTTACTGAAGTAAAAGAAGGTAGGGGATTTCCGGGAGGGTATGTAGGCTTAGATCTTACTCATTTAGGTGAGGATTATATTAAGGAGAGATTAGCTCTAGCTTATGAAGCAGCAAAGAGCTTTGCAGGAATAGATGCGACCAAAGAAATGATTCCGGTAAGGCCGGCCCAACATTATTATATGGGAGGTATTGATGTAGATATAACTGGTAGAAATCCAGATTTGGTTGGATTATTTGCAGCAGGAGAAGCAGCATGTGTTTCAGTACATGGTGCTAACAGATTAGGATCTAACTCTTTGTTAGAAACTTTAGTATTTGGTAGAGAAACAGGAAGGGCTGTTGTCGAATTTCTTAAAAGTTATACTGAGCCTTCGTCCGATATTGATAAAGAAGCTGAAAAAATGATTGATTCAGCCTATGAGGTAGTTAAAAGCGAAAGTGGTGTTCATTTTGGAGAAATATTAGAAAGATTGAGAGATACGATGTGGGACTACGTTGGTGTGTTTAGAGATGAAAATGGACTAAAAACTGCTCTTTCAGAAATTATGAAGCTAAGAGAAGATATGAAAAAAATGTATGTATTAGATAAGAGTAAAGTCTATAACACAGAATTTTATAATGCTCTTGAGCTTAAGAACATGTTAGATCTAGCCCTTGTAATAGCTACTTCTGCTTTAAACAGAAAAGAATCAAGAGGGGCTCATTATAGGTTGGATTACCCAGAAAGAGATGATCAAAACTGGCTCAAACATACCATAGCATATCTCAGAGGTAATAGTGTAGAAATTACATACAAACCCGTAAAAATGACAAAATGGAAACCAGAAGCTAGGGTGTATTAA